The following coding sequences are from one Salmo trutta chromosome 36, fSalTru1.1, whole genome shotgun sequence window:
- the LOC115176006 gene encoding choline transporter-like protein 4 isoform X1: MFSLHSSMTKLHMPIKKQLLKALHGQSDVCIGCAAFTVIWTLQKSGHSYFLRFAEQRFCEGEPAQYDPTFNGPIRKRGCTDIICCVLFMVVILGYMAVGILAWLYGDPRHVLYPRNSTGMFCGIGLNVAQPSVFYFDILKCATSINVMAAVLNGLQCPTTQVCVEKCPDVFWALNPLAYLPEAKPQDYFNQSLCVPSFDLASTKLNVKEIVDQELCPFFYTPTISVLGRCIPDVTALKNIPNDFVNTPGLPSSINDTVNGIRNATGDIVNGFNAKEIGVRIFEDFASSWQWIIAALVIAMVVSFLFLLLLRFIAPVMVWVLIFGVLAVGAYGIYHCWWEYDNYRKSTVSITDIGFTTDFKVYLQVKETWLAFLIIISVVEGILLLTLIFLRTRILIAIALIQESSKAVSHMMSTLFYPLVTFVLLVVCVAYWGITALYLATSGIPVYKVVTLNSTQGNCGQIGGNVTCDPQTFYNSTDYSWCPSARCIFIKYNNEGLLQRNLFNLQIYNVVAFLWCINFVIALGQCTLAGAFASYYWAFSKPSDIPTFPLSQAFIRTLRYHVGSLAFGALILTLIQVVRIILEYLDHKTRAAQNPCARFLMCCLKCCFWCLEKFIKFLNRNAYIMIAVYGKNFCVSAKNAFMLLMRNIVRVVVLDKVTDLLLFFGKLLVVGGVGVLAFFFFSGRIRLPGSNFRTEMLNYYWMPIIVVVVGAYLIAHGFFSVYNMCVDTLFLCFLEDLERHDGTMQKPYYMSKNLMKILNKKNKGPKKGKGKD; the protein is encoded by the exons ATGTTCTCATTGCATAGCAGTATGACAAAGTTGCACATGCCTATTAAAAAGCAGTTGTTGaaggcgctgcatggtcaatccgacgtctgcattggctgtgcagcatttacggtgatatggactctgcagaagtcaggacattcatacttcttgcgcttcgccGAGCAGCGCTTTTGTGAAG GGGAACCTGCTCAGTATGACCCCACCTTCAATGGACCCATTCGGAAAAG AGGCTGCACTGATATCATCTGCTGTGTTCTCTTCATGGTTGTGATCCTTGGCTACATGGCGGTGGGAATTTTGG CCTGGCTTTATGGTGATCCCCGGCACGTCCTCTACCCACGGAACTCTACTGGAATGTTCTGTGGCATCGGGCTCAATGT AGCTCAACCCAGCGTGTTCTACTTTGACATACTGAAATGTGCCACATCAATCAACGTCATGGCCGCCGTCCTTAATGGGTTACAGTGCCCCACCACACAA GTGTGTGTGGAAAAGTGCCCAGATGTATTCTGGGCTCTGAATCCTTTGGCCTACTTACCGGAAGCCAAGCCACAAGACTACTTCAACCAATCACTCTGCGTGCCATCCTTTGACCTAGCATCAACTAAACTG AATGTTAAAGAAATTGTGGATCAAGAGCTGTGCCCGTTCTTCTACACTCCTACAATCTCTG TGCTGGGAAGATGCATACCTGATGTTACCGCTCTGAAAAATATTCCTAATGACTTTGTCAATACGCCAGGCTTGCCATCAAGCATCAATGATACAGTCAATGGCATCAGGAACGCCACAGG TGACATAGTAAACGGCTTCAACGCCAAGGAGATCGGAGTGAGAATCTTTGAGGACTTTGCGTCATCATGGCAGTGGATCATCGC TGCTCTTGTCATAGCCATGGTTGTCAGTTTTCTGTTCCTCCTCCTGTTGCGGTTCATCGCCCCTGTTATGGTCTGGGTCCTTATATTTGGAGTTTTGGCAGTAGGTGCCTATG gtatATATCACTGCTGGTGGGAATACGACAACTACAGAAAGTCGACTGTCTCCATCACTGACATAGGCTTCACCACCGacttcaaggtctaccttcaggTCAAGGAGACCTGGCTGGCCTTCT TGATAATCATATCTGTGGTAGAGGGTATTCTTCTCCTGACCTTGATCTTTCTACGGACCAGAATCCTCATCGCCATCGCTCTCATCCAGGAGTCCAGCAA GGCTGTCAGTCACATGATGTCTACACTGTTCTACCCTCTCGTCACCTTTGTTCTCctggtggtgtgtgtggcctACTGGGGCATCACTGCTCT GTATCTGGCCACTTCAGGCATTCCAGTGTACAAAGTGGTGACTCTCAACTCTACTCAGGGTAACTGTGGCCAAATCGGCGGCAATGTGACCTGTGACCCACAG ACATTCTACAACTCTACAGACTACTCGTGGTGCCCGTCGGCGCGCTGCATCTTCATCAAGTACAACAACGAGGGCCTGCTGCAGAGGAAcctgttcaacctgcagatctaCAACGTGGTGGCCTTCCTGTGGTGCATCAACTTTGTCATCGCCCTGGGCCAGTGCACCCTGGCCGGGGCCTTCGCCTCCTACTACTGGGCCTTCAGCAAGCCCTCGGACATCCCCACCTTTCCCTTGTCCCAGGCCTTCATCCGCACGCTACG ATACCATGTTGGCTCCCTGGCGTTTGGTGCTTTGATCCTCACCCTCATCCAGGTAGTTCGAATCATCCTAGAGTACCTGGACCACAAGACCAGAG cggCTCAAAACCCCTGTGCTCGGTTCCTTATGTGCTGTCTGAAGTGTTGCTTCTGGTGTCTGGAGAAGTTCATCAAGTTCCTCAATAGAAATGCCTACATCATG ATTGCCGTATATGGAAAAAACTTCTGTGTCTCCGCGAAAAACGCATTCATGCTTCTAATGAGGAACATTGTCAG GGTGGTGGTGCTAGATAAAGTGACGGACCTGCTGCTCTTCTTTGGGAAGCTGCTAGTGGTGGGAGGAGTAG GTGTCCTGGCTTTCTTTTTCTTCTCTGGCAGAATAAGACTACCAGGCAGCAATTTCCGTACTGAAATGCTCAACTACTACTGGATGCCCATTATT GTGGTTGTGGTGGGAGCGTACCTCATTGCTCATGGATTCTTCAGTGTGTACAACATGTGTGTGGACACACTCTTCCTCTGCTTCT TGGAGGACTTGGAGCGACATGACGGAACGATGCAGAAGCCATACTACATGTCCAAGAACTTGATGAAAATCCTCAATAAAAAGAACAAGGGACCTAAAAAGGGCAAAGGAAAGGATTGA
- the LOC115176006 gene encoding choline transporter-like protein 4 isoform X2, protein MGKKLKEESLDSVDSSEYGEPAQYDPTFNGPIRKRGCTDIICCVLFMVVILGYMAVGILAWLYGDPRHVLYPRNSTGMFCGIGLNVAQPSVFYFDILKCATSINVMAAVLNGLQCPTTQVCVEKCPDVFWALNPLAYLPEAKPQDYFNQSLCVPSFDLASTKLNVKEIVDQELCPFFYTPTISVLGRCIPDVTALKNIPNDFVNTPGLPSSINDTVNGIRNATGDIVNGFNAKEIGVRIFEDFASSWQWIIAALVIAMVVSFLFLLLLRFIAPVMVWVLIFGVLAVGAYGIYHCWWEYDNYRKSTVSITDIGFTTDFKVYLQVKETWLAFLIIISVVEGILLLTLIFLRTRILIAIALIQESSKAVSHMMSTLFYPLVTFVLLVVCVAYWGITALYLATSGIPVYKVVTLNSTQGNCGQIGGNVTCDPQTFYNSTDYSWCPSARCIFIKYNNEGLLQRNLFNLQIYNVVAFLWCINFVIALGQCTLAGAFASYYWAFSKPSDIPTFPLSQAFIRTLRYHVGSLAFGALILTLIQVVRIILEYLDHKTRAAQNPCARFLMCCLKCCFWCLEKFIKFLNRNAYIMIAVYGKNFCVSAKNAFMLLMRNIVRVVVLDKVTDLLLFFGKLLVVGGVGVLAFFFFSGRIRLPGSNFRTEMLNYYWMPIIVVVVGAYLIAHGFFSVYNMCVDTLFLCFLEDLERHDGTMQKPYYMSKNLMKILNKKNKGPKKGKGKD, encoded by the exons ATGGGGAAAAAACTGAAGGAAGAGAGCTTGGATTCAGTAGATTCGTCGGAATATG GGGAACCTGCTCAGTATGACCCCACCTTCAATGGACCCATTCGGAAAAG AGGCTGCACTGATATCATCTGCTGTGTTCTCTTCATGGTTGTGATCCTTGGCTACATGGCGGTGGGAATTTTGG CCTGGCTTTATGGTGATCCCCGGCACGTCCTCTACCCACGGAACTCTACTGGAATGTTCTGTGGCATCGGGCTCAATGT AGCTCAACCCAGCGTGTTCTACTTTGACATACTGAAATGTGCCACATCAATCAACGTCATGGCCGCCGTCCTTAATGGGTTACAGTGCCCCACCACACAA GTGTGTGTGGAAAAGTGCCCAGATGTATTCTGGGCTCTGAATCCTTTGGCCTACTTACCGGAAGCCAAGCCACAAGACTACTTCAACCAATCACTCTGCGTGCCATCCTTTGACCTAGCATCAACTAAACTG AATGTTAAAGAAATTGTGGATCAAGAGCTGTGCCCGTTCTTCTACACTCCTACAATCTCTG TGCTGGGAAGATGCATACCTGATGTTACCGCTCTGAAAAATATTCCTAATGACTTTGTCAATACGCCAGGCTTGCCATCAAGCATCAATGATACAGTCAATGGCATCAGGAACGCCACAGG TGACATAGTAAACGGCTTCAACGCCAAGGAGATCGGAGTGAGAATCTTTGAGGACTTTGCGTCATCATGGCAGTGGATCATCGC TGCTCTTGTCATAGCCATGGTTGTCAGTTTTCTGTTCCTCCTCCTGTTGCGGTTCATCGCCCCTGTTATGGTCTGGGTCCTTATATTTGGAGTTTTGGCAGTAGGTGCCTATG gtatATATCACTGCTGGTGGGAATACGACAACTACAGAAAGTCGACTGTCTCCATCACTGACATAGGCTTCACCACCGacttcaaggtctaccttcaggTCAAGGAGACCTGGCTGGCCTTCT TGATAATCATATCTGTGGTAGAGGGTATTCTTCTCCTGACCTTGATCTTTCTACGGACCAGAATCCTCATCGCCATCGCTCTCATCCAGGAGTCCAGCAA GGCTGTCAGTCACATGATGTCTACACTGTTCTACCCTCTCGTCACCTTTGTTCTCctggtggtgtgtgtggcctACTGGGGCATCACTGCTCT GTATCTGGCCACTTCAGGCATTCCAGTGTACAAAGTGGTGACTCTCAACTCTACTCAGGGTAACTGTGGCCAAATCGGCGGCAATGTGACCTGTGACCCACAG ACATTCTACAACTCTACAGACTACTCGTGGTGCCCGTCGGCGCGCTGCATCTTCATCAAGTACAACAACGAGGGCCTGCTGCAGAGGAAcctgttcaacctgcagatctaCAACGTGGTGGCCTTCCTGTGGTGCATCAACTTTGTCATCGCCCTGGGCCAGTGCACCCTGGCCGGGGCCTTCGCCTCCTACTACTGGGCCTTCAGCAAGCCCTCGGACATCCCCACCTTTCCCTTGTCCCAGGCCTTCATCCGCACGCTACG ATACCATGTTGGCTCCCTGGCGTTTGGTGCTTTGATCCTCACCCTCATCCAGGTAGTTCGAATCATCCTAGAGTACCTGGACCACAAGACCAGAG cggCTCAAAACCCCTGTGCTCGGTTCCTTATGTGCTGTCTGAAGTGTTGCTTCTGGTGTCTGGAGAAGTTCATCAAGTTCCTCAATAGAAATGCCTACATCATG ATTGCCGTATATGGAAAAAACTTCTGTGTCTCCGCGAAAAACGCATTCATGCTTCTAATGAGGAACATTGTCAG GGTGGTGGTGCTAGATAAAGTGACGGACCTGCTGCTCTTCTTTGGGAAGCTGCTAGTGGTGGGAGGAGTAG GTGTCCTGGCTTTCTTTTTCTTCTCTGGCAGAATAAGACTACCAGGCAGCAATTTCCGTACTGAAATGCTCAACTACTACTGGATGCCCATTATT GTGGTTGTGGTGGGAGCGTACCTCATTGCTCATGGATTCTTCAGTGTGTACAACATGTGTGTGGACACACTCTTCCTCTGCTTCT TGGAGGACTTGGAGCGACATGACGGAACGATGCAGAAGCCATACTACATGTCCAAGAACTTGATGAAAATCCTCAATAAAAAGAACAAGGGACCTAAAAAGGGCAAAGGAAAGGATTGA